The Bradyrhizobium betae genomic interval TTGGCTTTGCCCCCGACGCAGTGCGGGTTTTCGATCCCGCCGGAAAGCGGATCGAGCTCAGGCTGGAGCAGAGCGAGCGCATCCGTGAGCACGCCCATGTCTGACGGCTCCATGACGATCGATGCGGCCATCGTCTCCGCCGATGCGCCAAGGCGCGCGCCGCAAGCTCACGGCAGCCGGCGTACCTACTCCGCCTACGCCCTGGTGACGCCGGCCGCAACACTCATGCTGGCCATGCTGCTTGGTCCGCTCGCCGGCGTGATCGCCCTCTCCTTCACCGACTATCAGCTCGGCGCGCCGCATTTCTCCTGGATCGGGCTGGCCAATTACCACGACCTGTTCGCCGACAGGGTATTCTGGATCGCGCTGCGCAACACGCTGACCTATGTCGTGATCGTGGTGCCCGGCGCCGTGATCGCGGGCCTTGTGATCGCGCTGCTGATCCAGAGCGGGACCAGCCTGCGCAGCTTCTATCGGACGATCTACTTTCTGCCAGTCATGGCGACCCTGATCGCCATGGCAGTGGTGTGGGAGTTCATGCTGCATCCGCAATTCGGCCTGGTGAACGGGCTGTTGCGCAGCGCGGGCCTGCCGGCCTTCGCCTGGCTGCAGGACCGCAGCACCGCCCTCTACGCGCTGTGCGCGATCGGCATCTGGCAGGCCGTCGGCTTCAACATGGTGCTGTTTCTCGCCGGCCTCGTCTCCATCCCCAAGCAGCTCTACGAAGCGGCCGAGATCGACGGCGCATCGAGCGGCTGGGCCCGCTTCCGCCTCGTGACCTGGCCGATGCTGGGGCCGGTCACGACCTTCGTCGTGGTGATCTCCGGCATCCGCTCCTTCCAGGTGTTCGACACCGTGCACGTGCTGACCAAGGGCGGCCCGTCGAAATCCACCGAGGTGCTGATCCACACCATGTACACGGAAGGCTTCGAGTTCTTCCGCTCCGGCTACGCTGCCGCGATCACCGTGGTTTTCCTGGTCTTCGTTCTCGCCCTCACGCTCGTCAAATCGAGGCTCGCCGATCGCGGCGTGCATTATACATGAGCCATTCGCATCCCATCCCGTACCGGGCGATACTCCGCCACGTCCTCCTGATCGCGGGTGCCGCGATCATGCTGGCGCCCTTCATCTGGATGATCTCGACCGCATCCAAGCCGCAGACCGAGGTCTTTTCCAGCGAGCTGCATCTGATCCCGCACCATTTCGCGCTGTGGGAGAACCTGCGCGAGGCCTTCGCCAAGTCCAATCTCCTGCGCTTCCTGATCAACGGCGTCATCGTCACGGTCTCGATCTTCGTGCTGCAGATCATGGTGGCGCTGCCGGCGGCCTACGCGCTGGCGAAACTTCGCTTCGTCGGCCGCGAGACGCTGTTCGCACTCGTGCTGTTCGGGATCCTGATTCCGCCGCAGGCGACCGCGATCCCGATCTTCCTGTTGCTGCACAAGCTCGGCCTGCTCGACAGCTATGCCGCGCTCGTCCTGCCTTTCACGATTTCCGTGTTCGGCATCTTCCTGATGCGCCAGTTCTTCAAGACCGTGCCGGACGATCTCGTCGATGCCGCGCGGATGGACGGCATCTCCGAGTTCGGCATCGTCTGGCGGGTGATGCTGCCGGCCGCGATCCCGGCCGTCACCGCCTTCGGCATCTTCTCGGTGGTCGCGCACTGGAACGACTATTTCTGGCCGCTGATCGTGCTCAACAGCGAGCAACTGCGTACCCCGCCGCTCGCCGTTGCGCATTTCCGCAACAACGAGGCCGGCACCAGCTATGGCCCGCTGATGGCCGCCGCGATGGTGATCATCTCGCCGCTCGTCATCGCGTTCCTCTTTGCCCAGCGCCGCTTCATCGAGGGCATCACCCTCACCGGCATCAAGTGACCGCGTTACCTCAACCAGGGAGACTATCCATGCTGAAGTCCTTCATCGCCGCCGCGGCTCTGTCGCTTGCGGCCGGCTCTGCGCTCGCGCAGACCCAAACCGAGATCGTGATGCAGTATCCTTATCCGGAGCTGTTCACCGAGACCCACAAGCGCATCGCCGACGAGTTCGCCAAGGTGCACCCGGAGATCAAGGTCACCATGCGTGCGCCTTATGAATCCTACGAGGACGCCACCCAGAAGGTGCTGCGTGAAGCGGTGACCAACCAGATGCCCGACGTGTCCTTCCAGGGGCTGAACCGCATCCGCGTCCTGGTCGACAAGAACATCCCGGCCGAACTCGGCGGCTACATCGCCGCCGAAAAGGATTTCGACAAGCAAGGCTTCCATCAGGCGATGTATGACATCGGCACCGCCGGCGGCAAGGTCTATGCCCTGCCCTTCGCAATCTCCCTGCCCATCGTCTACGTCAATCTCGATCTGGTGAAGCAGGCTGGCGGGGACATCAACAACCTGCCGAAGAGCTGGGACGAACTGATCGCGCTGGCCAAGAAGGTCAAGGCACTGGGCAACGACACCAACGGCGTCACCTATGCCTGGGACATCACAGGCAACTGGTTGTGGCAAGCGCCGGTGTTCGCGCGCGGCGGCACCATGCTCAACGCCGACGAGACCAAAGTCGCGTTCGACGGACCGGAGGGCAAGTTCGCGATCAACATGATCGCACGGCTCGTCAATGAAGGCGGCATGCCCAATCTCGACCAGCCCTCGATGCGCGCGGCGTTCGCGGCCGGCAAGACCGGCTTTCACATCACCTCGACCTCGGACCTCAACAAGGTCACGCAGATGATCGGCGGCAAGTTCGCGCTGAAGACGATACCGTTCCCCGACGTCGCCGCTTCCACCGGCCGGCTGCCGGCCGGCGGCAATGTCGTGCTGATCCTCGCCAAGGACAAGGCCAAGCGCGATGCCGCCTGGGAAGCGGTGAAGTTCTGGACCGGTGCCAAGGGCGCCGCGATCATGGCCGAGACCACCGGTTACATGCCGCCCAACAAGGTTGCCAACGAGGTCTATCTGAAGGACTTCTATGTCAAGAACCCCAACAACTTCACCGCCGTCGGCCAGCTCGCGCTGCTCACGAAATGGTACGCCTTCCCCGGCGACAACGGCCTGAAGATCACCGACGTGATCAAGGATCACTTGAACTCGATCATCTCCGGCGCCCGCGCGAAGGAACCCGATGCCGTCCTCGCCGACATGACGGCGGACGTGCAGAAACTGCTGCCGAAGACCACCGGCGCGGCGCGCTGAGCGTCCCGACATCCACTGGCACAGGGCGCCATCGGCGCCCTGTGCCTCCACAGCCGGAGATGACGATGAAGCTGCTTCATCTGAGCGACATTCACCTGACGGCACCGGGCGCCACCATCGGCGGCCGCGATCCACGCGCCAATTTCGAGCGGGCGCTTACGCATGCCCTGCGGGATCATCACGACGCCGGGTTGATGGTGATTACCGGCGACCTCTCGGATTGGGGCGATGTTGCCGACTATCAATGGCTCAAGCAGCGCCTCGATGAATATCCGCTGCCGGTCCGGCTTTGCATCGGCAACCACGACCGGCGCGCTGCCTTCCTGAGCGTCTTCCCCGATCTCGCCGATGAGAACGGCTTTGTCCAGGGCATCCACGATACAGCCGCCGGCCGCTGCCTGTTCCTCGACACCGCCCACCCGGAGACGCATGCCGGGCGCTATTGCGAAGATCGTCTTGGCTGGCTCGAGGCACGGCTTGCCGAGCACGATGGGCCGTTTCTGCTGTTCATGCACCATAACCCGATGCCGGTGCATCTCGCTCCCTTCGACCAGATTCGCCTGCTCGACGAAGCTCCGTTCCGGCAGCTCGTCGGCCGCCATCGGACAAAAATCCGCCACGTCTTCTTCGGCCATTGTCACCTGCCGCTCGCCGGCTCGGTTGCAGGGATCCCCGCCTCGTCGCTGCGTGGCACCAACCATGCGAGCTTTCCGCTGTTTTCCGAGACCATGCTGCTGAGCGCGTCCGACCTGCCGCAGGCCTATGGCGTCGTCTTCTTCGGGGACGACTACGTGACCGTGCATATGGTGGAATTCGGCTACGACGGTCCCATCCGCGTCGAAGGCTCGCCCGACTACCAGGCCTGGGACCGCGAAACCATGGTGCGATGATCGGCGCGCGCCGATCATCTGCTACTCCACCAACAACACGTCGACGGCGACGCCGAGCTTCTGCTTCCGCGAGCCGACGATGATGCCGTCGACCGGCGAGACGTCGGAAAAGTCGCGTGCGACCGCGAGCACGATATGGTCGTTTGCGACCAGGAGATCGTTGGTCGGATCGAAATCGATCCAGCCAAGCTCCGCCCCGCACCACAGCGACACCCAGGCGTGGGTGGCATCGGCGCCCTGCAGACGCTGCTGGCCCGCAGGCGGAATGGTGCGTAAGTATCCGCTGACATAGGCGGCGGGCAGACCGAGCCCGCGCAGGCCCGCGATCATCACATGGGCGAAATCCTGGCAGACGCCATGGCGCTTGTCGAACACCTCGTCGAGCGGCGTCGAGATCACCGTCGCCTTGGGGTCGTAGCGAAACTCGGTGCGGATGCGATGCATGAGATCTGCGGCGCCGGCGAGGATTCCCGCGCCGGGCGCAAAGCTCAAAGCGGCATAGGCGCTGACCGGACGCAGCACCGGCACCAGCGGACTGGCAAAGACATAGCCGACCGGCGAGGACGGCCCGAGACTGGTCGCCTCAAACGCGAGGTCGCGGATGCTCTCCCAGGCCGGGCTCGCGGCATCGCGCGCCGGCGGCTTGCGCGAGACCGACACGCGCGAGCGCGAGTCGATGCGCAGATTGCGATGCGCCGTCTCGATCACGATGCTCTCGGTCAGCGTGCCGAAGAAATCGCGGCGGACATGCCGCTCGGCGGGCCGCGGACGGATCTCGACACGGTGCGAGATCAGCTCCTGGCCGTCTCCGTTCTTCGGCTCCAGCCGCAGCGTGCAGCGAGCGAAGCTGACCGCGCTCTCATATTCGTAGGTGGTGACGTGCCGGATGTCGTAGATCACGCCAGCCCCGTCAGCTTTTCCGGCCGGCTGGCATTCGGGCCGTGCGGGAAGTAATGCAGCCCGATCGCCTCGGCGAGGCTGAGCAAATCCTGCTCCAGCGAGAACAGCGACTTGACCTCCAGCTTCTCGGCTTCGGCCGTGGTCAGCATCGCCTGCACCGCGAGCGCGAGCCGCTGCGGCCGCTCGATCAGGCCGTGCTCCTTCAGGCTCGGCAGCGCCGCGATGTGCTCGTTCAGGGTCGCCACCTGGAACGCCACCGACCGCGGATTGTAGCTATCGAGCACGGCGAGGTCGCGCACCGGGGCCAGGATCGGCGCCAGCAGATAGCGCGAGCGGTAGGTGATCTGGGAATCCACCAGCGTCAGCAGGATGTCGAGATCCTCGTCGCCGGCCTCGTCATAGGCGAACTGGCGCGCGAAGCGCGCGGTGTTGATGGCGCGCTCGGTGCGGCGGCCGACATCGAGGAAGCGCCAGCCGGCGGCGCGGTTCATGTTCTCCTGGGCAAGGCCGGCAAAGCTCGCGAGCTCCTGCAAGGTCAGCTCGGCCGCGCTCAGCACGCTGTCATCGTCCTCGACCTCGACGGCGAGCCGCTCGGCCATCTCGGTGATGACCTGCCAGGCATCGGGCGACAGCCGCTCGCGCAAGGAGGTCGCCGTGCGCTGCGCCGCGCGCACCAGCGACAACGCGGAGCCGAAACGATCGGCGTTCTGCAGCGCTTCGGCGGTGACGCGTCCCGGCGTCGCGCGCGAGGCTTGCGAGATCGCGCCCCAGGCCACCAGCAGGCGCTGGATGCGCTCTGCCGATTGCAGCGAGGCCGCGGTGCCCTTGCTTGGCCCGCTCGGCGAGCCCAGCGCCCGCACCAGCCGCAGCGTCGCTTCGGCGCGCTCGAGATAGCGGCCGAGCCAGAACAGGTTGTCGGCGGCGCGGCTCGGCAGCACGCCGGCGATGCGGCGGATGCGCACCTTGTCGGTCGCCGGCAGCAGCGTCGCGGTCGCGACCTTCTTCTCCGAGACGACCCAGACGTCGGCGGCGCGGGCACCGTCGCCCATCGACACCGCACGCGCATCGGCCTGCTCGGCGATCCGGCAGAAGCCGCCGGGCATGATGGCCCAGCCGTCGGGCGTCGCGGCCGCGAACACGCGCAGCACGAAGGGGCGCGGCGTGATCTGGCCATGCTCCCACACCGGCATGGTCGAAAGCCGCACCACCTCCTGGCCGACATAGTCCATACCGCGCCCGGTGATGGAATCGATCAGGCGCTGGCGTCCGCTTGCGTCGAGCTCGCTCGCGAGCACCGGACCGTTGCTGTCGAAACCGGGAACGCCGCGCCCGTAGGCGCCTTCGATCGCGACCTCGTCGAGCCGCGACAGCACCTCGTCGCGCGCGGTGCGCTGGCCGCACCACCAGGTCGCGATGTGCGGCATCTTCAGCTCTTCGCCGAGCAGGCGGCGGCTCAGCGCCGGCAGGAAACCGAGCATCGCGCGCGCCTCCAGCACGCCGGAGCCCGGCATGTTGGCGACGACGACGCCATCCTTGCGCAGCACGTCGATCAGACCGGGCACGCCGAGATGCGAGGACGCATCGAGCTCGAGCGGATCGAGCGAGTTGGAATCGACACGGCGGAGCAGAACGTCGAGCCGCTTCAGGCCGGCGACGGTGCGGATGTGAACGCGGTCGTCACTGACGGCGAGATCGTCGCCCTCGACCAGCAGAAAGCCGAGATAGCGCGCCAGCGTCGCATGCTCGAAATAGGTCTCGCTGAAGCTGCCCGGTGTGAGCACGCCGATCCGCGGCTCGTCGCGATCGGCGCGCGCGCGCAGGCTGTCGCGGAACGCCTCGAAGAACGGCGCGACGCGCGGCACGTTCATCGACTTGTAGAGATCGGAGAAGGCGCGCGAGAGCACCAGGCGGTTCTCCAGCGCGTAGCCCGCGCCCGACGGCGCCTGCGTGCGGTCGCCGAGCACCCACCAGCGGCCGTCGGGGCCGCGGCCGACGTCGGCGGCGTAGAGCGAAAGGTAGCGCCCGCCCGGCGGCGGCACGCCGCAGACCGGACGGAGATATTCGGGACTGCCGGCGATCGCGGCCGCCGGCAGCGCGCCTTCCGCGACCAGCCGGCCCTCGCCATAGATGTCGCGCAGGACGAGTTCGAGCAGCTCGGCGCGCTGGGTGATGCCGGCGGACAGCTGCTTCCAGTCGGCCTCGTCGATCAGCAGCGGCAGATGGCTGAGCGACCAGGGCCGGTCGGCGCCGTCGCCGGGGGCGCGGTAGGTGACGCCGGCCTCGCGGAGGTGGCGGTCGGCCATGCCGAACCGCCGCTCGATCTCGTCGGGCGCAAGCGCGCCGAAGGCGTCGAAAAAGCGGCCCCAGACCGCGCGCGGGGCGCCGTCGGGCCCCAAGAACTCGTCGGGGATGCCGGGCAGGCGGCGATAGTCGCGGACCCATTGCGCGAGGCGGCGCTGGCCTTCGCGCTGGCTCTCACGTTGTGTTGGCGCCTTACCCGCCCTGTCGTCCTCTTCGGCTGCGCCCTCGCCCATGCGCCTCTCCCTGCCCCGCCCTCATACTCATTGCAGGAGCGGGGTCCGCAAGTCGAGGGTCAGGGGAAACTCATTTGTGCGTTCCTCGGGCGGCGGCTGCATCGGGCCCGGCGTATGGCCGTGGTCCTGGAAGCGCGCCAGCCGCCGCGCCTCGGCCTCGTAGGTGTTGACCGGCTTGGTATCGTAGCTGCGCCCGCCGGGATGGGCGACGTGATAGACGCAGCCGCCGAGCGAGCGGCCGTTCCAGGTGTCGATCAGGTCGAAGGTCAGGGGCGCGTGAACGGGGATGGTCGGGTGCAGGCCGGAGGCCGGCTGCCAGGCCTTGAAGCGGACACCGGCCACGGCTTCCCCGGAGCGGCCGGTCGAGGTCATCGGCAGGCGGCGGCCGTTGCAGGTGACGATGTGGCGTCCCTCGACGAAGCCCTCTGCCTTGACCTGGAGCCGCTCGACCGAGCTGTCGACATAGCGCACCGTGCCGCCGGCCGAGCCCTCCTCGCCGAGCACATGCCAGGGCTCCAGCGCCTGCCGCAGCTCCAGCGTGACGCCGCCATGATGGATACGGCCGAAGGCGGGGAAACGGAATTCGAGCTGAGCCAGATACCATTCCGCCTCGAACGGGTAGCCGGACTGCTTCAGCTCGGACAGCACGTCCTGAAAATCTTCCCAGATGAAATGCGGCAGCATGTAGCGGTCATGCAGCGCCGTACCCCAGCGCACGAACTTGCCGGATTGCGGCTCGCGCCAGAATTTTGCGATCAGCGCGCGGATCAGCAGCTGCTGCGCCAGCGACATGCGCGGATCGGGCGGCATTTCGAGCGCGCGGAATTCGACGAGGCCGAGCCGCCCCGTGGTCCCATCCGGCGAATAGAGCTTGTCGATGCAGATCTCGGCGCGATGGGTGTTGCCGGTGATGTCGACGAGCAGGTGCCGGAACAGGCGGTCCACCAGCCAGAGCGGGGTCTGGTAGCCC includes:
- a CDS encoding carbohydrate ABC transporter permease, whose amino-acid sequence is MSDGSMTIDAAIVSADAPRRAPQAHGSRRTYSAYALVTPAATLMLAMLLGPLAGVIALSFTDYQLGAPHFSWIGLANYHDLFADRVFWIALRNTLTYVVIVVPGAVIAGLVIALLIQSGTSLRSFYRTIYFLPVMATLIAMAVVWEFMLHPQFGLVNGLLRSAGLPAFAWLQDRSTALYALCAIGIWQAVGFNMVLFLAGLVSIPKQLYEAAEIDGASSGWARFRLVTWPMLGPVTTFVVVISGIRSFQVFDTVHVLTKGGPSKSTEVLIHTMYTEGFEFFRSGYAAAITVVFLVFVLALTLVKSRLADRGVHYT
- a CDS encoding carbohydrate ABC transporter permease codes for the protein MSHSHPIPYRAILRHVLLIAGAAIMLAPFIWMISTASKPQTEVFSSELHLIPHHFALWENLREAFAKSNLLRFLINGVIVTVSIFVLQIMVALPAAYALAKLRFVGRETLFALVLFGILIPPQATAIPIFLLLHKLGLLDSYAALVLPFTISVFGIFLMRQFFKTVPDDLVDAARMDGISEFGIVWRVMLPAAIPAVTAFGIFSVVAHWNDYFWPLIVLNSEQLRTPPLAVAHFRNNEAGTSYGPLMAAAMVIISPLVIAFLFAQRRFIEGITLTGIK
- a CDS encoding ABC transporter substrate-binding protein, with protein sequence MLKSFIAAAALSLAAGSALAQTQTEIVMQYPYPELFTETHKRIADEFAKVHPEIKVTMRAPYESYEDATQKVLREAVTNQMPDVSFQGLNRIRVLVDKNIPAELGGYIAAEKDFDKQGFHQAMYDIGTAGGKVYALPFAISLPIVYVNLDLVKQAGGDINNLPKSWDELIALAKKVKALGNDTNGVTYAWDITGNWLWQAPVFARGGTMLNADETKVAFDGPEGKFAINMIARLVNEGGMPNLDQPSMRAAFAAGKTGFHITSTSDLNKVTQMIGGKFALKTIPFPDVAASTGRLPAGGNVVLILAKDKAKRDAAWEAVKFWTGAKGAAIMAETTGYMPPNKVANEVYLKDFYVKNPNNFTAVGQLALLTKWYAFPGDNGLKITDVIKDHLNSIISGARAKEPDAVLADMTADVQKLLPKTTGAAR
- a CDS encoding phosphodiesterase is translated as MKLLHLSDIHLTAPGATIGGRDPRANFERALTHALRDHHDAGLMVITGDLSDWGDVADYQWLKQRLDEYPLPVRLCIGNHDRRAAFLSVFPDLADENGFVQGIHDTAAGRCLFLDTAHPETHAGRYCEDRLGWLEARLAEHDGPFLLFMHHNPMPVHLAPFDQIRLLDEAPFRQLVGRHRTKIRHVFFGHCHLPLAGSVAGIPASSLRGTNHASFPLFSETMLLSASDLPQAYGVVFFGDDYVTVHMVEFGYDGPIRVEGSPDYQAWDRETMVR
- a CDS encoding transglutaminase family protein, whose amino-acid sequence is MIYDIRHVTTYEYESAVSFARCTLRLEPKNGDGQELISHRVEIRPRPAERHVRRDFFGTLTESIVIETAHRNLRIDSRSRVSVSRKPPARDAASPAWESIRDLAFEATSLGPSSPVGYVFASPLVPVLRPVSAYAALSFAPGAGILAGAADLMHRIRTEFRYDPKATVISTPLDEVFDKRHGVCQDFAHVMIAGLRGLGLPAAYVSGYLRTIPPAGQQRLQGADATHAWVSLWCGAELGWIDFDPTNDLLVANDHIVLAVARDFSDVSPVDGIIVGSRKQKLGVAVDVLLVE
- a CDS encoding circularly permuted type 2 ATP-grasp protein is translated as MGEGAAEEDDRAGKAPTQRESQREGQRRLAQWVRDYRRLPGIPDEFLGPDGAPRAVWGRFFDAFGALAPDEIERRFGMADRHLREAGVTYRAPGDGADRPWSLSHLPLLIDEADWKQLSAGITQRAELLELVLRDIYGEGRLVAEGALPAAAIAGSPEYLRPVCGVPPPGGRYLSLYAADVGRGPDGRWWVLGDRTQAPSGAGYALENRLVLSRAFSDLYKSMNVPRVAPFFEAFRDSLRARADRDEPRIGVLTPGSFSETYFEHATLARYLGFLLVEGDDLAVSDDRVHIRTVAGLKRLDVLLRRVDSNSLDPLELDASSHLGVPGLIDVLRKDGVVVANMPGSGVLEARAMLGFLPALSRRLLGEELKMPHIATWWCGQRTARDEVLSRLDEVAIEGAYGRGVPGFDSNGPVLASELDASGRQRLIDSITGRGMDYVGQEVVRLSTMPVWEHGQITPRPFVLRVFAAATPDGWAIMPGGFCRIAEQADARAVSMGDGARAADVWVVSEKKVATATLLPATDKVRIRRIAGVLPSRAADNLFWLGRYLERAEATLRLVRALGSPSGPSKGTAASLQSAERIQRLLVAWGAISQASRATPGRVTAEALQNADRFGSALSLVRAAQRTATSLRERLSPDAWQVITEMAERLAVEVEDDDSVLSAAELTLQELASFAGLAQENMNRAAGWRFLDVGRRTERAINTARFARQFAYDEAGDEDLDILLTLVDSQITYRSRYLLAPILAPVRDLAVLDSYNPRSVAFQVATLNEHIAALPSLKEHGLIERPQRLALAVQAMLTTAEAEKLEVKSLFSLEQDLLSLAEAIGLHYFPHGPNASRPEKLTGLA